The following proteins come from a genomic window of Paenibacillus spongiae:
- a CDS encoding FdhF/YdeP family oxidoreductase, with amino-acid sequence MGTTKHSGRIKLPGKPDPKLWVSKVPFGLGRIKPHHIRDTLKVVAENRDNLPYAYRILTQGVCDGCALGVSGLYDQTLEGPHLCTTRLNLLRLNTMPAIKPEVLHADIDELQKMNSSQLRQLGRLPYPLLRRKGERRFSRVSWDEALNLVASKIRGIAPKQLAFYLTARGITNESYYVAAKTARFLGTNNIDNASRICHSPSKTGLKRSVGIGASSCSYKDWIGTDVLVFWGSVAANNQPVSTKYMYAAKRKGTRILVINPYREPAMDGYWVPSIPESALFGTRIADDFYQVNIGGDIAFMHGVMKHWFAMEAERPGSAVDHAFVEAHVNGYEALKAHVERQEWEQLEMSSGLSRARIAEFAEILAHAKSAVFVWSMGLTQHRFGTDNISQVANLALLRGFLGREYCGLMPIRGHSGVQGSGEMGADPFSLPGGEFKGDDIPRIEKEWGFELPRWQGDIIGVSLENALLPDDHERKLKLFYTSGGNFLETMPEPDFVRSCLESVDIRVHQDIVLNTSTLADAREAVLVLPAMTRYEQPGGGTSTSTERMVYFSPEIDGPRMPEARAEWEIYIDLAARVFPERSELVAFPDAQAIRDEIARAAPNYDGIQQLRGKGDVFQWGGAWLCEDGQCPTPDGRGTLIPVEVPDLRKPEGHFYATTRRGKQFNSMIYSDTDPFTDADRYDVIVSEADTRALGIADGDAIVVYNRNGVFHGRARTGEVAPGNLELFWPEGNVLFKKGVYEPMAGIPEYNSAVVLEKAEAFHALKDKRYVEKRIDELETDLIGG; translated from the coding sequence ATGGGCACAACCAAGCATTCCGGGCGCATTAAGCTGCCCGGCAAGCCTGATCCGAAGCTGTGGGTCAGCAAAGTACCGTTCGGCCTGGGACGCATTAAACCGCATCATATCCGCGATACGCTGAAGGTGGTGGCTGAGAATCGCGATAATCTGCCCTACGCCTACCGCATCCTGACCCAAGGCGTCTGCGACGGCTGCGCGCTTGGCGTATCCGGGCTCTACGACCAGACGCTGGAAGGTCCGCATCTGTGCACCACCCGCCTGAACCTGCTGCGGCTGAATACGATGCCTGCGATCAAGCCGGAGGTCCTCCATGCCGATATCGATGAGCTGCAGAAGATGAACAGCTCTCAGCTGCGACAGCTTGGCCGCCTTCCTTATCCGCTTCTCCGCCGCAAGGGGGAACGCCGGTTTAGCCGCGTATCCTGGGATGAGGCCTTGAATCTGGTCGCATCGAAGATCCGCGGCATCGCCCCCAAGCAGCTTGCGTTCTATTTGACGGCGCGCGGGATTACGAATGAATCGTATTACGTGGCAGCCAAGACCGCCCGTTTTCTCGGCACGAACAACATCGACAACGCTTCGCGCATTTGCCACTCGCCCTCCAAGACCGGGCTGAAGCGTTCGGTCGGCATCGGCGCCTCCAGCTGCAGCTACAAGGATTGGATCGGCACCGACGTCCTCGTCTTCTGGGGCAGCGTGGCCGCCAACAATCAGCCGGTATCCACCAAATATATGTACGCGGCCAAACGCAAAGGAACCCGCATCCTTGTTATTAATCCGTACCGCGAGCCGGCGATGGACGGGTACTGGGTTCCGTCCATTCCGGAATCGGCCCTATTCGGAACGCGCATCGCCGATGACTTCTATCAAGTGAACATAGGCGGCGATATCGCGTTCATGCATGGCGTCATGAAGCACTGGTTCGCAATGGAAGCCGAGCGGCCCGGCTCAGCCGTGGATCATGCGTTCGTCGAGGCGCACGTGAACGGCTACGAGGCGCTTAAAGCGCATGTGGAGCGGCAGGAATGGGAGCAGCTGGAGATGTCCTCCGGCCTGTCCAGAGCGCGGATCGCCGAATTCGCCGAGATACTTGCCCATGCAAAGTCGGCGGTATTCGTCTGGAGCATGGGGCTGACGCAGCATCGTTTCGGGACGGACAATATTTCGCAGGTCGCGAACTTGGCACTGCTGCGGGGTTTTCTCGGCCGCGAATATTGCGGGCTCATGCCCATCCGCGGGCACAGCGGCGTACAGGGCTCAGGCGAGATGGGCGCCGATCCGTTCAGCTTGCCCGGCGGCGAATTCAAGGGAGACGACATCCCCCGCATCGAGAAGGAATGGGGCTTCGAGCTGCCGCGGTGGCAGGGCGACATTATCGGGGTATCGCTGGAGAATGCGCTCCTTCCGGACGATCATGAACGGAAGCTGAAGCTCTTCTATACGTCCGGCGGCAACTTTCTTGAGACGATGCCGGAGCCTGATTTCGTCCGCAGCTGTCTGGAATCCGTCGATATTCGGGTGCACCAGGATATCGTCCTCAATACATCTACGCTCGCCGATGCCCGCGAAGCCGTCCTTGTCCTGCCGGCCATGACGCGCTACGAGCAGCCGGGCGGCGGCACGTCCACCTCGACGGAGCGGATGGTCTATTTCTCTCCGGAGATCGACGGTCCGCGCATGCCCGAAGCGCGGGCAGAATGGGAGATCTACATCGATCTGGCCGCCCGCGTCTTTCCGGAGCGCAGCGAGCTGGTCGCCTTTCCGGATGCGCAGGCGATCCGGGACGAAATCGCCCGGGCGGCGCCGAATTACGACGGCATCCAGCAGCTGCGCGGCAAGGGTGACGTGTTCCAGTGGGGCGGGGCTTGGCTGTGCGAGGATGGCCAGTGCCCGACACCGGATGGGCGCGGTACGCTAATCCCCGTCGAGGTGCCCGATCTGCGCAAGCCGGAGGGCCACTTCTATGCCACGACGCGCAGGGGCAAGCAGTTCAACTCCATGATCTACAGCGATACCGATCCCTTCACGGACGCGGACCGCTACGATGTGATCGTCAGCGAAGCGGATACCCGGGCGCTCGGAATCGCCGATGGCGATGCCATTGTCGTCTATAACCGCAACGGCGTGTTCCACGGCAGAGCGAGGACCGGCGAAGTTGCGCCGGGCAACCTGGAATTGTTCTGGCCGGAGGGCAACGTCCTCTTCAAGAAGGGGGTCTACGAGCCGATGGCCGGCATACCGGAATATAACTCTGCCGTCGTCCTCGAGAAAGCCGAAGCGTTCCATGCGCTGAAGGACAAACGATACGTAGAGAAAAGGATCGATGAACTCGAGACGGATTTGATCGGAGGGTAA
- a CDS encoding DUF2294 domain-containing protein: MNKLEAEFCNLVKAYRKRHMGKGPARITATFCKNWAICEMEGNLSPVEKFIASANEGKQMLREARTQMVKDMYRTHPPVELEELLGAKFVDLFVDIDIDKDLGMSIFVFDRIIQTPSLTEES; this comes from the coding sequence ATGAACAAGCTTGAAGCCGAATTTTGCAACCTGGTCAAGGCGTACCGTAAGCGCCATATGGGCAAAGGCCCTGCACGGATTACAGCCACCTTCTGCAAGAACTGGGCCATCTGCGAGATGGAAGGCAACCTCTCTCCCGTAGAGAAGTTCATTGCCTCCGCGAATGAAGGCAAGCAGATGCTTCGCGAAGCGCGAACGCAGATGGTGAAAGACATGTACCGCACCCACCCGCCGGTCGAGCTGGAGGAATTGCTCGGAGCGAAGTTTGTCGATCTGTTCGTCGATATCGATATCGACAAGGATCTCGGCATGTCCATCTTCGTATTCGACCGGATTATTCAGACGCCTTCACTTACCGAAGAATCATGA
- a CDS encoding glutathione peroxidase has translation MNVHDFSVRTIRGDELSLSDYRGQVLLIVNTATKCGFAPQFKELQQLYEKYKEQGFTVLGFPCNQFREQEPGTNSQVEQSCQLNFGVGFPLFAKIDVNGKDADPLYVYLKNEASGLLGSKIKWNFTKFLIDRSGNVVKRFSPTTRPMKFEDRIVKLLGTR, from the coding sequence ATGAACGTGCACGATTTTAGTGTCCGAACGATACGGGGCGATGAATTATCCTTATCCGATTACCGCGGCCAGGTGCTCCTGATTGTGAATACGGCGACCAAATGCGGCTTTGCTCCGCAATTCAAAGAGCTGCAGCAGCTTTATGAGAAATACAAGGAGCAGGGGTTCACCGTACTGGGCTTTCCTTGCAACCAATTCCGCGAGCAGGAGCCCGGAACGAACAGTCAGGTCGAGCAGTCCTGCCAGCTGAACTTCGGCGTCGGCTTCCCGCTGTTTGCGAAGATCGACGTGAACGGGAAGGATGCCGATCCCTTGTATGTCTATCTCAAGAATGAAGCATCCGGATTGCTCGGCTCGAAGATCAAGTGGAATTTCACGAAATTTCTCATCGACCGCAGCGGGAATGTCGTGAAACGGTTCTCGCCGACAACCCGGCCGATGAAATTCGAGGATCGGATTGTAAAGCTGCTCGGAACGCGCTAA
- a CDS encoding queuosine precursor transporter: protein MSNFVWGVLFVMVNFALFLVCYRAFGKQGLYAWVGIATVLANIQVVKTIEMFGFVMTLGNTMYGTIYLTTDLLNEKYGEKDAKKAVWFGFFTLLMTIIIMQMALKFQPQSSDIGQQPMEVIFGLMPWIALGSLTAYFVSQFLDVKIYTFLKKVFPEPGQLWIRNNGSTGISQLVDSLIFCTIAFGGAGYTWQVWFEIFLTTYAIKFVITAASTPILYIARSFKFKSE from the coding sequence ATGTCTAATTTTGTATGGGGCGTATTGTTCGTTATGGTGAACTTTGCGCTATTTCTCGTGTGCTATCGCGCATTCGGGAAGCAAGGGCTGTACGCGTGGGTAGGGATCGCCACCGTGCTGGCCAATATTCAAGTGGTGAAGACGATCGAGATGTTCGGCTTCGTCATGACCCTCGGCAATACGATGTACGGTACGATTTATTTGACCACCGACCTGCTGAACGAGAAGTACGGCGAGAAGGATGCCAAGAAGGCGGTGTGGTTCGGCTTCTTCACGCTCCTCATGACGATCATCATCATGCAGATGGCTTTGAAGTTTCAGCCGCAGTCGTCGGACATCGGCCAGCAGCCGATGGAGGTTATTTTCGGTCTGATGCCGTGGATCGCGCTCGGCAGCCTGACGGCCTACTTTGTCAGCCAGTTCCTCGATGTGAAGATCTACACCTTCCTCAAGAAAGTGTTTCCCGAACCAGGCCAGCTATGGATCCGCAATAACGGCAGCACAGGGATTAGCCAGCTCGTCGACTCCCTTATCTTCTGTACGATCGCTTTCGGGGGAGCGGGCTATACGTGGCAGGTTTGGTTTGAAATTTTCCTGACGACGTATGCCATTAAATTCGTTATTACCGCGGCATCGACGCCGATTCTTTATATTGCGAGAAGCTTTAAGTTCAAATCCGAATAG
- a CDS encoding HAD family hydrolase: MRVSGIRGIIFDMDNTLLQSRIDFGMMKAGIYRYLVRSAVLEEGFPVEEHTTATLIEHIRQTGKLTGSLYEAVMKIAAEHEVRGMEGAGLEPGAGELLAALHRRYCLAVVTNNSIAAARTALERTGIVHYFDLIVGREQMTSMKPTPAGFLVVKERLHTIGADQWLSVGDAWIDGKASADAGIPFISYRTPLDIMHERGVRPIGRVDKLSELIPLLDGMKEGT; encoded by the coding sequence ATGCGCGTTAGCGGCATTAGAGGGATTATATTTGATATGGACAATACGCTGCTCCAATCGCGTATCGACTTCGGTATGATGAAAGCAGGCATATACCGCTATTTGGTCCGAAGCGCCGTATTGGAAGAAGGCTTTCCGGTGGAGGAGCATACAACCGCCACCTTGATCGAGCATATCAGGCAAACGGGCAAGTTAACCGGTTCGTTATACGAAGCGGTTATGAAGATCGCCGCGGAGCATGAGGTAAGAGGCATGGAGGGTGCGGGTCTCGAGCCGGGAGCGGGCGAGCTTCTTGCAGCGCTGCACCGCCGGTATTGCCTTGCGGTCGTAACGAACAATTCGATTGCAGCGGCCCGTACCGCGCTGGAACGCACGGGTATTGTCCATTACTTCGACCTGATCGTCGGCAGGGAGCAGATGACATCCATGAAGCCGACGCCGGCTGGTTTTCTCGTCGTGAAAGAGAGGCTGCATACGATCGGCGCGGATCAATGGCTGTCAGTGGGAGACGCGTGGATCGACGGGAAAGCGTCAGCCGATGCGGGCATTCCCTTTATCAGCTACAGGACGCCGCTGGATATCATGCATGAGCGGGGCGTCCGGCCGATCGGGCGTGTGGACAAGCTAAGCGAGCTGATTCCACTGCTGGATGGCATGAAAGAAGGTACGTAA
- a CDS encoding DMT family transporter yields the protein MDKKWIYYAGLVAVAVIWGANFGVSRLAMDTFDPILFTFLRFGLAVPFFFLLLKLKEGSVGIPLKAALQLAVIGLVGVTGLEIACMYSIKMTTLANASLLNVAPWPIFAALFAPLFMREPISPRLIGGGGAAIVGVCFIILGGGEGLNLSSDNMIGNLLAFGISIVGALYNVACMPLMKRYSALRVSTWLALFGSLFMYPLTLGSWGKVDWSGLSAGSYMAIAYNVLICTVFAFIVWNASMFKVGAARANFFRYVVPAAAVAAGYLMFDESITGWQLLGTFFMAAGLVWITLEKQKGIPAAAPAARG from the coding sequence ATGGACAAAAAGTGGATTTATTACGCAGGCCTCGTTGCAGTTGCGGTCATATGGGGGGCCAATTTCGGCGTGTCACGTCTCGCCATGGATACGTTCGACCCGATTTTGTTCACCTTCCTGAGATTCGGCCTGGCTGTACCGTTCTTCTTCCTGCTGCTAAAGTTGAAGGAGGGAAGCGTCGGAATACCGCTCAAAGCCGCGCTCCAACTGGCCGTCATCGGTCTGGTCGGCGTGACGGGACTCGAGATCGCATGCATGTATTCCATCAAAATGACGACATTAGCGAATGCTTCGCTGCTTAATGTGGCGCCTTGGCCGATATTCGCGGCGTTATTCGCTCCATTATTCATGCGGGAGCCGATCTCTCCCCGGCTGATCGGCGGCGGCGGGGCCGCTATCGTAGGGGTCTGCTTCATTATTCTCGGTGGCGGGGAGGGTCTTAATCTCTCTTCGGACAACATGATCGGCAACCTGCTTGCTTTCGGCATCAGTATTGTCGGCGCCCTGTACAATGTTGCCTGCATGCCGCTGATGAAACGCTATTCCGCGCTGCGGGTCAGCACGTGGCTTGCTTTGTTCGGCAGTTTATTCATGTATCCGCTTACGCTCGGTTCCTGGGGCAAGGTGGACTGGAGCGGGTTATCGGCCGGCAGTTATATGGCTATCGCCTATAACGTGCTGATCTGCACCGTATTCGCCTTCATCGTGTGGAACGCATCGATGTTCAAGGTCGGGGCCGCTCGCGCGAATTTCTTCCGCTATGTCGTTCCCGCCGCCGCCGTCGCAGCGGGTTACCTGATGTTCGATGAGTCCATTACGGGCTGGCAGCTGCTCGGTACCTTCTTCATGGCCGCAGGTCTTGTATGGATCACGCTGGAGAAGCAGAAGGGGATTCCCGCGGCGGCTCCGGCTGCCAGAGGCTAG
- a CDS encoding STM3941 family protein, whose product MVTRDEELVVYPSPRKLLGLCAASIIFVLIGGGMIAISLSEEDSSVPILVIGLISILFFGLCLIYVLYRLLNKKPSIVLDDQGIMDDSSYIGGGLLRWDQIEEIMLYDFMGQRFIGLKLVDTQAFLTQQSGLKKVLIKLNRGMVKAPVNISQQGVTMPLGELYVQMMERWERSAQLR is encoded by the coding sequence ATGGTTACAAGGGATGAAGAGCTGGTTGTTTATCCGTCGCCGCGGAAGCTGCTCGGATTATGCGCAGCTTCGATTATTTTCGTCCTTATTGGCGGAGGAATGATTGCCATCAGTTTGAGCGAGGAGGATTCGTCCGTTCCGATCCTGGTGATCGGGCTCATAAGCATCCTTTTTTTTGGGCTATGTCTTATCTATGTGCTCTATCGCTTGTTGAACAAGAAGCCGTCTATTGTGCTGGATGATCAGGGAATTATGGACGATTCGTCTTACATCGGCGGAGGCTTGCTGCGGTGGGATCAGATCGAAGAGATCATGCTGTACGATTTCATGGGCCAGCGGTTCATCGGGCTGAAGCTGGTGGATACGCAGGCGTTCTTGACGCAGCAGAGCGGTCTGAAGAAAGTACTGATAAAGCTGAATCGGGGCATGGTGAAGGCGCCGGTCAATATTAGCCAGCAAGGGGTAACCATGCCGCTTGGGGAGCTGTATGTGCAGATGATGGAACGATGGGAAAGGTCTGCGCAGCTAAGATAA
- a CDS encoding Gfo/Idh/MocA family protein, translated as MSRIRIGVIGIGDIAQKAYLPLLAVHRDIHIAGLMSRNPDKVSQVAEQYRIDGRFTRMEELLEQDIQAVFVHSATEAHYDIVMRCLARGLHVYVDKPLSYDIVQSEEMAAEAARQGKLLAVGFNRRFAPMVLRAKEWITEAGGGGTILVQKNRIKLQGHSAKESLYDDAIHAIDLAGWLACGADDQLELSAGAVRSNEKGQLLSVFGMLRGERAVSAFSMERRSGADVERLEWHGSGRTAIVHNLEQAVLSEPGSGGHTLAFGGWDSHLQRRGFAGIVDHVLASLNDPQQCTVRADQVLRSHRLVEELLTEQG; from the coding sequence ATGAGCAGAATAAGGATCGGCGTAATTGGTATAGGCGATATCGCTCAGAAAGCTTATTTGCCGCTCTTGGCCGTGCACCGTGATATCCATATAGCAGGCTTGATGAGCCGCAACCCGGACAAGGTCAGCCAGGTGGCGGAGCAATACCGGATTGACGGACGGTTTACTCGAATGGAAGAGCTGTTGGAGCAGGATATTCAAGCGGTATTCGTACATAGCGCGACGGAAGCGCACTATGATATCGTCATGCGCTGTTTGGCGCGCGGACTCCATGTTTATGTGGACAAACCGCTTTCTTACGATATCGTGCAATCCGAAGAAATGGCGGCGGAAGCGGCGCGGCAGGGCAAGCTGCTCGCGGTAGGCTTCAACCGAAGATTTGCTCCCATGGTGCTCCGTGCCAAGGAATGGATCACAGAGGCCGGGGGCGGAGGAACGATACTCGTTCAGAAAAACCGGATCAAGCTGCAGGGGCATTCCGCCAAGGAATCCTTGTATGACGATGCGATCCATGCGATTGATTTGGCCGGGTGGCTTGCCTGCGGGGCGGATGACCAGCTGGAGCTATCGGCAGGTGCGGTCCGCAGCAATGAGAAGGGGCAGCTGCTATCCGTGTTCGGCATGCTCCGGGGGGAGAGGGCGGTATCCGCATTCTCCATGGAACGGCGCTCGGGTGCCGACGTCGAGCGGCTTGAATGGCACGGCAGCGGCCGGACGGCTATCGTGCACAATCTGGAGCAGGCTGTGCTGTCGGAGCCTGGCAGCGGGGGCCATACCTTGGCCTTCGGAGGATGGGATTCCCATCTGCAGCGGCGGGGATTCGCCGGAATCGTGGATCATGTGCTCGCATCGCTGAACGATCCGCAGCAGTGTACGGTTCGTGCCGATCAGGTGCTCCGCAGCCACCGGTTAGTGGAGGAGCTCCTGACGGAACAAGGATGA
- a CDS encoding c-type cytochrome: MKRRMLFIMIGAVLLLVLAAACGTNANKNAPANNTAGNAGTAGNAGNAGNQGTVNAAAETVYKQNCVGCHAADLAGGVGPNLQKVGGSMSTEQIHAKIANGGGGMPGFKSSLSEADITALTEWLASHK; the protein is encoded by the coding sequence GTGAAGAGAAGAATGTTGTTTATCATGATTGGCGCGGTCTTGCTTCTGGTTCTTGCCGCTGCTTGCGGCACCAATGCCAATAAGAACGCTCCTGCGAACAATACCGCGGGGAATGCCGGCACCGCGGGCAATGCCGGGAATGCAGGCAATCAAGGAACGGTTAATGCCGCCGCAGAGACGGTCTATAAGCAAAATTGCGTCGGCTGCCATGCAGCAGATCTCGCAGGAGGAGTCGGGCCTAATCTGCAGAAGGTCGGCGGCAGTATGAGCACAGAGCAAATTCATGCCAAAATCGCCAACGGCGGCGGCGGTATGCCCGGCTTTAAGAGCAGTCTAAGCGAAGCCGATATCACCGCTTTGACCGAATGGCTGGCTTCGCATAAGTAA
- the tatC gene encoding twin-arginine translocase subunit TatC has protein sequence MENNDELIRHLTELRKRLIIVLCWFGLTLGGGLYVSPQILLYIKSQPAAVPIEWNVFSFTDGLFVYLRCAFVFAVLFTLPVLLFHTWAFIRPGLTEREAKGTLAYVPASFLLFLTGISFSYLLVFPMMLRFMMRMNQSIGAAETYGIDRYFSFLFNVVFPLGIAFEMPLVILFLTRLGLLTPSRLRHTRKYAYVGLAIVGSCISPPDFVSHLSVTIPLILLFELSVLISVRYYNRRIAAPLPSGG, from the coding sequence ATGGAAAACAATGACGAGCTGATCCGGCATCTAACGGAGCTCCGCAAGCGATTGATTATCGTCCTGTGCTGGTTCGGGCTTACGCTCGGTGGCGGCCTGTACGTCTCGCCGCAAATTCTGCTCTACATCAAATCGCAGCCTGCGGCCGTGCCGATCGAATGGAACGTCTTCTCCTTCACCGACGGGCTGTTCGTCTACCTCCGCTGCGCCTTCGTCTTCGCGGTGCTGTTCACGCTTCCCGTGCTGCTGTTCCATACGTGGGCGTTCATCCGTCCCGGCTTGACGGAGAGGGAGGCGAAGGGAACGCTAGCATACGTTCCGGCCTCGTTCCTGCTGTTCTTAACCGGTATCTCATTCAGCTACTTGCTTGTTTTCCCGATGATGCTGCGTTTCATGATGCGGATGAATCAAAGTATCGGCGCTGCCGAAACCTACGGTATCGATAGGTACTTCAGCTTTTTGTTCAACGTCGTCTTTCCGCTGGGGATTGCCTTCGAGATGCCGCTCGTCATTTTGTTTCTGACACGTCTCGGACTGCTTACGCCAAGCAGGCTTCGCCATACGAGAAAGTATGCTTATGTCGGACTCGCGATCGTCGGCTCCTGCATCTCGCCGCCGGACTTTGTCTCGCATCTGTCCGTTACCATACCGCTGATCTTGCTGTTCGAATTGAGCGTCCTCATATCCGTGAGGTATTACAACCGCAGAATTGCCGCTCCCTTGCCGTCGGGCGGCTAA
- the tatA gene encoding twin-arginine translocase TatA/TatE family subunit encodes MFNNIGISGLVIILLIALIVFGPAKLPQLGRAFGDTLREFRNSTKGIVEEDLIEVQKEEQKKLL; translated from the coding sequence ATGTTCAATAATATCGGAATATCGGGGCTCGTGATTATTTTGCTGATTGCGCTGATCGTGTTCGGTCCGGCCAAGCTGCCCCAGCTGGGGCGAGCGTTCGGCGATACGCTGCGGGAATTCCGCAATTCGACGAAAGGCATTGTCGAAGAGGATCTTATCGAAGTCCAGAAGGAAGAGCAGAAGAAGCTGCTCTAA
- a CDS encoding ring-cleaving dioxygenase, producing the protein MHTIPGHHHISMLTKNAQSNNQFYQHVLGLRRVKKTVNQDDPSMYHLFYGDLTGSAGTELSFFEMPRAGSTVRGTNAITGIGLLVPSYESLVFWKKRFESLAVQHGELTSYAGRDALHFEDSEGLRMILLNNNGEAVPGNWSAWEDSVVESQHRILGMGTVEMTVRNLESLASTLTDLFGYVEASRSGTEAVYQSVAGQSFGEIAVKEEEGPSEKPGKGSIHHLAIRVRNEDELRYWDEVVKNRGFRSTGIVDRFYFHSLYFRESNGILFEIATDGPGFTADSTVEELGKALDLPPFLEDRRTEIEAKLVPLD; encoded by the coding sequence ATGCATACCATTCCCGGACACCATCATATTTCGATGCTTACCAAAAACGCTCAATCGAATAATCAATTTTATCAACATGTCTTAGGGCTGCGCAGAGTGAAAAAAACGGTTAATCAAGATGATCCCTCGATGTACCACCTTTTTTATGGAGATTTAACAGGCAGTGCGGGAACGGAGCTGTCGTTTTTCGAAATGCCCAGAGCGGGTAGTACGGTTCGGGGTACAAATGCAATCACGGGAATCGGGCTGCTTGTTCCGTCCTATGAAAGTCTGGTATTTTGGAAAAAACGCTTCGAATCGTTAGCCGTGCAGCATGGCGAGCTCACAAGCTATGCCGGCCGGGATGCTTTGCATTTTGAAGATTCCGAAGGCTTGCGCATGATTTTGCTCAATAATAATGGCGAAGCGGTTCCGGGCAATTGGTCGGCTTGGGAAGACTCCGTCGTTGAATCGCAGCATCGTATTCTAGGAATGGGAACAGTCGAAATGACGGTGCGGAACTTGGAGAGCTTAGCGAGTACGCTTACGGATTTGTTCGGTTATGTCGAAGCGTCTCGTTCCGGTACGGAAGCCGTTTACCAGTCGGTTGCCGGACAATCGTTTGGAGAGATCGCCGTCAAAGAAGAAGAAGGGCCGAGCGAGAAGCCCGGCAAAGGAAGCATTCATCATTTAGCAATCCGGGTTAGAAATGAAGACGAGCTCCGTTATTGGGATGAGGTCGTTAAGAACCGCGGCTTCCGGTCGACGGGGATTGTCGACCGTTTTTACTTCCATAGCTTATATTTCCGTGAATCGAACGGTATTTTATTTGAAATCGCGACGGACGGGCCAGGCTTCACCGCAGATTCAACGGTCGAAGAGCTTGGCAAAGCTTTGGATTTGCCGCCGTTCTTAGAAGATCGGCGGACAGAAATCGAAGCCAAGCTAGTGCCGCTTGATTAA